The Hevea brasiliensis isolate MT/VB/25A 57/8 chromosome 9, ASM3005281v1, whole genome shotgun sequence nucleotide sequence GGCCAACTAATTAACTAGTACTTTTTTTCTAAGCTTTTTGTAGTGGGTTCCATATCAGAAAAAGGGAAATGCATGTGGTTTTAGATTTCAACTTCTTGTGCCACTAACCCTACTATTATCCTTCTAATTGAGCTCggatgaattttattatttcttagTTGATTTGATTAACTTAATAGGACGAaactctaattaaggacagcaaAATAACAAATAAGAGCCTAACTAAAAGAGTCAACTCAATGATTAGTATGCTGAGTGTTAAATGATTCAGAAAATCAACCACAGAATTAATATTCACAACAATCAAACTGTCACACAGGTAAGGCAATGCCATTCCATTGgcctattttaattcaaattcAGAAAAAGGGGGAAAAATGACAATACAACACAAAATGGTAGCCAAAATTTGATTATTAGTTTATCTTTTTCTGGAaacaatagaaaattaaaataccCTGAGCCTACATAGGTTGCCAAGAAACATATACATACCCTACTAACATATCTTTGGTTTTTAATCTAATGCTTCAACTTCTACTTGATATATGTGTCATATAAACACAAAGAGATTCTAGATTGCTTTTATATCAAATCAATTTCAATaatctttttttgttttttttttttgggaaaggGTTTCAATTTTATTTACTCGAGTATATTGTTATCTTGATTTATACATGTGTCCAACAAAGATGATGCTTAATCTGCATGGCTTGCTTAGCCTTAGTTAGCAAGTTATAAACTGGTTGATCACCAGTGACTATTGATAATGGTAACTGCCAACCTTATGTTCCTGATATAACTATATTGATACCGAGAAAATAATAACATACCGTTGTCTAAGGCTTATGTGCTGTGGAAAATGAAAATCCTCAAGGAAAGAATGCAAATTAGCAACCTAGTcattagaataatatatataaatagaatTTTGTCAACatgaaaaaatatttcaaaaaagCATGTTGGCGAAATCTACATACCTCCTTATGGGTAAAACATCTTAGGCCTTGCTCCTTCAATGAAGATGTTTTCCCCTTATCCTTTGGCTGCATGATCATTTTGTAAATGTCATTGTTGAGAAAAGGGGAATAGATTAATGGCATTCAAGCTTAACATAAAAATTAGGATACAGGAGAAAATTATTTTGAGAGACGAATGCTCACCTCGAATGAAGATCGAAGAAGATGCACACCACACACACAAGCAAGGAAGAAGAGAGATAAAGAGGAAGCTTGGGATTTTAGTTTTAAGAGGGAGAAAAGTTGAGTGGCAGCAGACAGCAGTAGGCAGATGGGAAGAAAGGTTAGGGATTTTAGTTTTAGTTTAAGGTTAGGGAATCAATTATGGGCTGGGTTGTGTGAAAGGGTTGGGCTTAAATCAATAAAGGCTtgtgttgattttgattttattgGGTTCTTCGATTATAATCgataaccgaaccgaaataatcgATAACCGAAACTTTTTGAAAGTACTAATCGAACCGGACTAGTTAAACTGATTAATTGAACCAAACCActaattttggttcggttcggttcggttaatcGATTTAACCCGTAAACTGCTCTCCCCTACCTGAGGGTTACATGAAAGCGCAAAATGGGCAAGTTTGCAAGCTTGTAAAATCTCTCTATAGGCTGAAACAGGCAGGAAGGCAATGGAATAAACAGTTCACTAGCAAACTCAAAAGTTTCGATTTCACATAGTGCACCTCTGATCATTGTTTATTCACAAAATGCTATGGAAATGAATTTTTGGCTCTACTGGTTTACATGGATGACGTCCTAATTACTGGGACAAGTGAAGTTCTGATTATAACCATAAAGAAATTCCTTGATGATGAATTTACAATTAAAGATATGGGGTATGCAAAGTATTTCCTAGGAATTGAACTCGCCCAATCTTCTAATGGATTATTTATCAGCCAAAGAAAATACATATTAGACATGTTACAAGATGCTAGTCTCTCAAATGCAAAACCAGCTTCATTCCCAATGACAAAATCCCTCCATTCAACTACTGAAATGGGTGACCTCATGTTAGAACCAGAAAAGTATAGGAGGATTGTTGGAAAATTACTGTATCTTGGTCTTACAAGGCCTGACATTACATACCTAGTACAATAGTTAAGTCAGTTTCTCCAATCACCCAGAGTTCCCCATTGGCAAGCTGCTATACAAGTTCTCAAACATTTGTAAGGATGTCCTTCAAAGGGGCTGTTTTTCTCCACTAACTCATCCTTTCATCTTACTACATACAGTGACGTTGACTGGGTAGCATGCCCAACAAGCAGAAGATCTATCACAGGGTACTGCATATTCTTAGGCTCTACTCTTGTATCATGGAAAAGTAAAAAGCAACCGACCGTAAGTCGTTCATCTGCTAAGGCCGAATATTGCAGCATGGCTAGCACTACTTGTAAGTTAAAATGGATCTCATTTCTGCTTGCTAACTTCAAAATTCCAATGCAAACTCTAATTTCACTCCATTGTGACAATCAGGCTGCAATACACATCAGTAATAACCCCACATTTCACGAACGAACAAAACATATCGATATAGATTGTCAAGTTGTTTGgcaacatataattgatgagtttCTCATGACAGTTCATACTCCCTCATAGCTCCAATTGGCAGGCATCTTCATAAAGTTCCTCTctgctaaaaattttaattttattttgtccAAGCTGGGACTGTTTGAACTTCACCAGCCTCCAGCTTGAGGGGGGATGAAAACTCTTGTACAATTAGGCTTTAAATTCTGTTGTACAGCTGAAAATAGAAATTcttttatttgtatttttttgGTTAGTTATAGCACAGTTGTACAGTCTATAATTTTCTTCCCTTTTGTATATAAACACACGAGTAGTGACTCAATAGATACAGAAGAAACATTCTTCCCAGTTATtccttttttgttatttcttattTTGTAGCTGTTTGGCTAGTTTTGCATCCTCAAGATGAAAGAAATTTATATGAAATGAGGAAAGAAAGATCACTAACCTGCAACATAGGACATTCTCTCATCAAAAGGTTCGATTATGATGGAAAATCCATTAGTATATGTCCCCACAAGCGTTGCAAAGTCACATATTCTTTGGATATGCAAGAACTCATCTGTATCCGATATTTCCAATGTCAACATGAGTGAGTATACTCGATCATAACAAAACTTAATGTTTTCTGGTCAATTCCAGCATGGGCATATAAAGAGGCAACCAAGCTAATAGGACTTTCCTTCTCAACATTCTTAGTATCTAGTCACCCTGGCAAGTATTGAAACAATCTACATGAGACATGCAGAAAATGCTTTGGTTGGCAAATGTTGCCAGGAAATGCCGATATCATCAGGCAAGGCCGGGTTTGCAAGCCAGGTATCCGAGGGTGCGCACAAGTTGGGGGAGCAAGACATAAGAAAATAGAGGATTTTGTAAG carries:
- the LOC110645140 gene encoding uncharacterized mitochondrial protein AtMg00810-like gives rise to the protein MDDVLITGTSEVLIITIKKFLDDEFTIKDMGYAKYFLGIELAQSSNGLFISQRKYILDMLQDASLSNAKPASFPMTKSLHSTTEMGDLMLEPEKYRRIVGKLLDVDWVACPTSRRSITGYCIFLGSTLVSWKSKKQPTVSRSSAKAEYCSMASTTCKLKWISFLLANFKIPMQTLISLHCDNQAAIHISNNPTFHERTKHIDIDCQVVWQHIIDEFLMTVHTPS